From Delphinus delphis chromosome X, mDelDel1.2, whole genome shotgun sequence, a single genomic window includes:
- the PRICKLE3 gene encoding prickle planar cell polarity protein 3 isoform X1: protein MCRLISDFQRHSISDDDSGCASEEYAWVPPGLKPEQVYQFFSCLPEDKVPYVNSPGEKYRIKQLLHQLPPHDSEAQYCTALEEEEKKELRAFSQQRKRENLGRGTVRIFPVTITGAICEECGKQIGGGDIAVFASRAGLGACWHPQCFVCSTCRELLVDLIYFYHAGKVYCGRHHAERLRPRCQACDEIIFSPECTEAEGRHWHMGHFCCFECEASLGGQRYVMRQSRPHCCACYEARHAEYCDGCGEHIGLDQGQMAYEGQHWHASDRCFCCSRCGRALLGRPFLPRRGLIFCSRACSLGSELTAPGPGRRSWSAGTVSTPLTASTASFSAVEGVSETSTKGTSTEPAPAAGSEEPARFLRGAPHRHSMPELGLRSVPEPPSGPAGQPDPRPEDGAFGRQSTPRVSFRDPLVSEGGPRRSLSVPPAQRRRPRSPPPRGPIHRRHPHHHHHHHHRRHSGRRRHHRCDLGSGSDSGSCSSSPSSPSSESSEDDGFFLGERIPLPPHLCRPMPAQDTATETPNSPSPQLPRNSRPGMPRQARDKNCIVA from the exons GTATACCAATTTTTCAGCTGCCTTCCAGAGGACAAGGTCCCCTACGTCAACAGTCCCGGGGAGAAATACAGGATCAAACAGCTGCTGCACCAGCTGCCCCCACATGACAGTGAG GCACAGTACTGCACAGctctggaagaggaagagaagaaagaactcaGAGCCTTCAGCCAGCAGCGGAAGCGGGAGAATCTGGGGCGAGGCACCGTGCGCATCTTCCCCGTGACCATCACTGGGGCCATCTGTGAGGAG TGCGGGAAGCAGATTGGAGGTGGGGACATCGCCGTGTTTGCCAGCCGTGCAGGCCTGGGTGCCTGCTGGCACCCACAGTGCTTTGTGTGCTCCACGTGCCGGGAGCTGCTGGTGGACCTCATCTACTTCTACCATGCTGGCAAGGTCTACTGTGGTCGCCACCATGCTGAACGCCTGCGCCCGCGCTGCCAAGCCTGTGACGAG ATCATCTTCTCCCCTGAGTGCACAGAGGCCGAGGGCCGGCACTGGCACATGGGTCACTTCTGCTGCTTTGAGTGTGAAGCATCACTGGGAGGGCAGCGCTATGTCATGCGTCAGAGCCGCCCCCACTGCTGCGCCTGCTACGAGGCCCGCCACGCGGAGTATTGTGATGGCTGTGGGGAGCACATTG GCCTGgaccagggccagatggcttatGAGGGCCAGCACTGGCACGCCTCAGACCGCTGCTTCTGCTGTAGTCGCTGTGGGCGAGCCCTCTTGGGCCGCCCCTTCCTGCCACGCCGTGGCCTAATCTTCTGCTCCCGAGCCTGCAGCCTGGGGTCCGAGCTCACGGCTCCGGGGCCCGGCCGCCGCAGCTGGAGCGCAGGCACTGTCTCCACACCTCTCACAGCCTCTACAGCCTCTTTCTCTGCTGTGGAGGGGGTATCTGAGACCTCCACAAAAGGCACCAGCACCGAGCCAGCGCCTG CTGCAGGCTCCGAGGAGCCTGCCCGCTTTCTGAGAGGGGCCCCTCACCGCCACTCCATGCCCGAGCTGGGGCTCCGCAGTGTCCCCGAACCACCCTCAGGGCCTGCCGGCCAGCCGGACCCGCGCCCAGAAGATGGTGCCTTTGGTCGCCAGAGCACCCCACGCGTCAGCTTCCGCGACCCTTTGGTGTCTGAGGGAGGCCCGCGGCGGTCCCTGAGTGTGCCCCCAGCCCAGCGCCGCAGGCCACGCAGCCCCCCGCCCAGGGGCCCCATACATCGCCGCcacccccaccatcaccaccaccaccatcaccgccGCCACTCTGGCAGACGTCGCCACCATCGATGTGACTTGGGATCAGGGTCGGACTCGGGATCTTGCTCCAGCTCGCCCTCCAGTCCCAGTTCCGAATCCTCAGAGGACGACGGCTTCTTCCTAGGGGAACGCATCCCACTGCCCCCACACCTGTGCAGGCCAATGCCTGCTCAGGACACTGCAACTGAGACCCCCAATTCCCCATCTCCACAGCTCCCCAGGAACTCTCGCCCAGGGATGCCTCGCCAGGCCAGAGACAAGAACTGCATCGTGGCTTGA
- the MAGIX gene encoding PDZ domain-containing protein MAGIX isoform X2 yields the protein MEPRAGGATDPKGSRGGRGLPPPAGPRARQLLARLDARPLAARAAADVAALVRRAGATLRLRPKEDNSVLDSADIEVTDSRLPHATFVEHRPQHRRSETLGTRTAPPQVTEGKARRASKPPQASGQFCVELVRSSVGFGFTLSGGRDADGDAPLAVRGLLKDGPAQRCGRLQPGDLVLHINGESTQGLTHAEVMDRIRTGGPRLCLVLSRPPETHPDRSADPGGPEVTRSRSSSTSPLQHPRPRTTPQTRGSPESSPGVADDPAVPPPEGRTEDPNDHTPDSPGPWLVPSEERLSRALGVPGSAQLALEMAAGRRRH from the exons ATGGAGCCACGCGCGGGGGGCGCCACGGACCCTAAGGGGAGCAGAGGAG GCCGTGGCCTTCCCCCGCCCGCGGGCCCCAGAGCCCGGCAGCTCCTGGCGCGGCTGGACGCGCGCCCCCTGGCGGCCCGAGCTGCGGCCGACGTGGCGGCGCTGGTACGCCGGGCCGGCGCCACATTGCGCCTGCGCCCCAAGGAGG ACAATAGCGTGCTGGATTCTGCAGACATAGAGGTCACAGACAGTCGCCTTCCTCATGCCACTTTCGTGGAACACCGGCCCCAG CATCGTCGGTCAGAGACCTTGGGTACACGTACCGCGCCACCCCAAGTGACCGAGGGTAAGGCACGTCGTGCTTCGAAGCCGCCCCAGGCCTCTGGTCAGTTCTGTGTGGAACTCGTTCGCAGTTCCGTGGGCTTTGGCTTCACATTAAGTGGAGGCCGAGATGCAGACGGGGACGCTCCGCTGGCAGTTCGCGGGCTGCTGAAGGACGGGCCAGCACAGCGCTGCGGTCGCTTGCAG CCTGGCGACCTCGTGCTCCACATCAATGGAGAGTCAACTCAGGGCCTCACGCATGCTGAGGTCATGGATCGGATTCGCACAGGAGGTCCCCGGCTCTGCCTTGTGCTAAGCAGGCCTCCTGAGACCCACCCCG ATCGCAGTGCAGATCCTGGGGGACCAGAGGTGACGAGGTCTCGAAGCTCCAGCACTTCCCCACTTCAGCACCCTCGACCCCGTACGACGCCCCAAACCCGGGGCAGCCCGGAGTCTAGCCCAGGAGTGGCGGACGACCCCGCGGTTCCTCCTCCTGAGGGCCGCACAGAGGACCCCAACGACCACACCCCGGATTCCCCTGGACCCTGGCTGGTGCCGAGCGAGGAACGGCTCTCGCGAGCCCTAGGGGTCCCGGGGTCCGCGCAGCTAGCCCTGGAGATGGCAGCCGGAAGGCGGAGGCACTGA
- the MAGIX gene encoding PDZ domain-containing protein MAGIX isoform X1, which translates to MEPRAGGATDPKGSRGGRGLPPPAGPRARQLLARLDARPLAARAAADVAALVRRAGATLRLRPKEDNSVLDSADIEVTDSRLPHATFVEHRPQHRRSETLGTRTAPPQVTEGKARRASKPPQASGQFCVELVRSSVGFGFTLSGGRDADGDAPLAVRGLLKDGPAQRCGRLQPGDLVLHINGESTQGLTHAEVMDRIRTGGPRLCLVLSRPPETHPGKPERVGGPWKEDDRSADPGGPEVTRSRSSSTSPLQHPRPRTTPQTRGSPESSPGVADDPAVPPPEGRTEDPNDHTPDSPGPWLVPSEERLSRALGVPGSAQLALEMAAGRRRH; encoded by the exons ATGGAGCCACGCGCGGGGGGCGCCACGGACCCTAAGGGGAGCAGAGGAG GCCGTGGCCTTCCCCCGCCCGCGGGCCCCAGAGCCCGGCAGCTCCTGGCGCGGCTGGACGCGCGCCCCCTGGCGGCCCGAGCTGCGGCCGACGTGGCGGCGCTGGTACGCCGGGCCGGCGCCACATTGCGCCTGCGCCCCAAGGAGG ACAATAGCGTGCTGGATTCTGCAGACATAGAGGTCACAGACAGTCGCCTTCCTCATGCCACTTTCGTGGAACACCGGCCCCAG CATCGTCGGTCAGAGACCTTGGGTACACGTACCGCGCCACCCCAAGTGACCGAGGGTAAGGCACGTCGTGCTTCGAAGCCGCCCCAGGCCTCTGGTCAGTTCTGTGTGGAACTCGTTCGCAGTTCCGTGGGCTTTGGCTTCACATTAAGTGGAGGCCGAGATGCAGACGGGGACGCTCCGCTGGCAGTTCGCGGGCTGCTGAAGGACGGGCCAGCACAGCGCTGCGGTCGCTTGCAG CCTGGCGACCTCGTGCTCCACATCAATGGAGAGTCAACTCAGGGCCTCACGCATGCTGAGGTCATGGATCGGATTCGCACAGGAGGTCCCCGGCTCTGCCTTGTGCTAAGCAGGCCTCCTGAGACCCACCCCGGCAAGCCTGAGCGGGTGGGAGGGCCCTGGAAAGAAGATG ATCGCAGTGCAGATCCTGGGGGACCAGAGGTGACGAGGTCTCGAAGCTCCAGCACTTCCCCACTTCAGCACCCTCGACCCCGTACGACGCCCCAAACCCGGGGCAGCCCGGAGTCTAGCCCAGGAGTGGCGGACGACCCCGCGGTTCCTCCTCCTGAGGGCCGCACAGAGGACCCCAACGACCACACCCCGGATTCCCCTGGACCCTGGCTGGTGCCGAGCGAGGAACGGCTCTCGCGAGCCCTAGGGGTCCCGGGGTCCGCGCAGCTAGCCCTGGAGATGGCAGCCGGAAGGCGGAGGCACTGA
- the PLP2 gene encoding proteolipid protein 2: MADSERLSAPGCWAACTNFSRTRKGILLFAEIILCLVILICFGASTSGYSFLSVIEMIFAAIFFVVYMCDLHTKIQFINWPWSDFFRTLVAVILYLITSIVVLVERGNHSKIVAGVLGLIAACLFGYDAYITFPLRQQRHTAAPTDPADGPV; the protein is encoded by the exons ATGGCGGATTCCGAGCGCCTCTCGGCCCCCGGCTGCTGGGCCGCCTGCACCAACTTCTCACGCACCCGAAAGGGAATTCTCCTGTTTGCTGAGATT ATATTGTGCCTGGTGATTCTGATCTGCTTCGGTGCCTCGACATCAGGATACTCCTTCTTGTCGGTGATAGAGATGATCTTTGCTGCTATCTTCTTTGTCGTCTACATGTGTGACCTGCACACCAAGATACAGTTCATCAACTGGCCTTGGAGT GATTTCTTCCGAACCCTTGTAGCGGTCATCCTCTACCTGATCACCTCCATTGTTGTGCTTGTTGAGAGAGGAAACCACTCCAAAATCGTTGCAGGG gtGCTGGGCCTAATCGCTGCATGCCTCTTTGGCTATGATGCCTACATTACCTTCCCCTTGCGGCAGCAAAGACATACAGCAGCCCCTACTG ACCCTGCAGATGGCCCGGTGTAG